One stretch of Suricata suricatta isolate VVHF042 chromosome 13, meerkat_22Aug2017_6uvM2_HiC, whole genome shotgun sequence DNA includes these proteins:
- the LOC115276141 gene encoding uncharacterized protein LOC115276141, which yields MALAVAWCLRPDGGTRGQRGETDVVPAHRASYTGVPACQGSPGCARDTCAFPHSQFRGGAGGLGDSALGPVAGDPPRELLSRRVTAAGIHVVDTCAGIGETAVLGHTPGPLTRTLDAGPGVCIAARRSGDAFGTRIPACPAVADHPPHPSVAANSASEWDVLGAPSRSGTTHSPPSALQFQGRDMIPVTKQLENSKGAEMKIRLSCEDKHGCLY from the exons ATGGCACTCGCGGTAGCGTGGTGTCTGCGCCCGGATGGTGGGACCCGGGGTCAGCGAGGGGAGACTGATGTTGTGCCTGCTCACCGCGCGTCTTACACAGGTGTACCCGCTTGTCAGGGTTCACCTGGATGTGCGCGGGACACCTGTGCATTTCCCCACTCTCAATTcaggggcggggccggcggcCTCGGGGATTCTGCCTTGGGGCCTGTCGCCGGGGACCCTCCGCGGGAGCTGCTGTCGCGGAGGGTGACCGCCGCAGGAATCCATGTCGTAGACACCTGCGCCGGGATTGGCGAGACAGCAGTCCTGGGCCATACACCAGGCCCGCTGACACGTACACTGGATGCGGGGCCCGGGGTGTGCATTGCCGCTCGGCGCTCCGGTGACGCCTTTGGCACCCGGATTCCTGCCTGCCCAG CGGTGGCTGACCACCCACCACACCCCAGTGTCGCTGCCAACTCTGCCAGTGAATGGGACGTTCTGGGTGCTCCTTCCAGATCTGGGACTACACACAGCCCACCCAGTGCTCTCCAGTTTCAAGGAAGAGACATGATCCCTGTTACAAAACAGCTAGAGAACTCCAAAGGAGCTGAGATGAAAATTAGGTTGTCTTGTGAAGATAAACATGGCTGTCTCTACTAG